The Benincasa hispida cultivar B227 chromosome 9, ASM972705v1, whole genome shotgun sequence genome has a segment encoding these proteins:
- the LOC120084796 gene encoding uncharacterized protein LOC120084796 → MAQIRAANSPVLTSASSRLNRSCRPDLISVSYAESPAFAPPRSDSGFPRRSRPRSSRFVRTDQRRSRRVCTGAAAAQSTGSALDSSCPAAVAHVVIKFVNLGIKVLFVKLELFSRFGVPHVTPWFVSPLGFTSFVSHSGFTRGSRIEPSLLCPMRTREVYMFHHR, encoded by the exons ATGG CCCAGATCCGAGCCGCGAACAGCCCAGTTTTGACTTCGGCTTCTTCGCGCCTCAATCGTTCGTGCCGCCCAGATCTGATTTCGGTCTCCTACGCCGAGTCTCCCGCGTTCGCGCCGCCCAGATCTGATTCCGGTTTCCCACGCCGAAGCCGCCCGCGTTCGAGCCGCTTCGTCCGAACCGACCAGCGCCGCTCCAGACGCGTCTGCACCGGAGCCGCTGCAGCGCAATCGACTGGATCTGCGCTGGATTCTTCCTGTCCCGCCGCCGTTGCTCATGTCGTCATCAAATTTGTCAActtgg GTATTAAGGTGTTATTTGTGAAGTTGGAGTTGTTTAGCAGATTTGGGGTGCCTCATGTCACACCTTGG tttgtgtctcctttgggattcaccagttttgtgtctcattcgggattcaccagaggcaGTAGGATAGAACCCAGTCTcctgtgtcccatgaggaccagagaagtttatatgtttcaccataG gtaa